From the genome of Treponema peruense:
CATTATGCCGTTGTTTTCTATAATAAATGTATTTCTACAAGATACCGGCACCTGTTTCGAGTGTACGCAGTTTTGTTCCGGAGGCTTTTTCTATAAGATAGAAGACAAGGCGCTTCATCTGGTAAAGGCTTTCTTCTTTTATTTTAATCTGCCGAACTTTTCCTGGGGCAAGTTCATTTACTGCTGCAAGATAGGTGAGTGCATCGCCGTCTGCATAAATTGTTTTTGATTCTGCATGGGAAGTACAGTCTTTGCATGTAAAGGAAGAAAGTTCGGGGGAATAATAGGAGAGTGCATTTTTTGCAAGAAGATTTGCACCGCATGAAGCGCATTCGTGAAGGGGTGGCTGTACTCCAAGAAGTCCCAGGTAGCGCCACAAAAAGCGTATTGTTCCAAGCCGCGCACCGTCTTCGTCACTTGCGTCTGTTCCGTCTGCAAATGCTGTAAGAAGGCGGAATGTCTGGAACGGGTCTCCGGCGCATTTTGTTGTTATTGCTAGTTCGCATGCAAGGTTTACGGCCCAGAGTTTGTAAAGGCTTGTTCTTAAAGAAAGATGGCAGTTTTTTGCGTCAAAGTCGGTAATCTTTTTTGAATGCCGCGCCTCATCGTTGTAGATGTACATTG
Proteins encoded in this window:
- the recO gene encoding DNA repair protein RecO, giving the protein MGERNLKTQAIILSVTAQGENNRSVRALSPDLGIFYATLYGGPKSRLRAMVQPFYSGTMYIYNDEARHSKKITDFDAKNCHLSLRTSLYKLWAVNLACELAITTKCAGDPFQTFRLLTAFADGTDASDEDGARLGTIRFLWRYLGLLGVQPPLHECASCGANLLAKNALSYYSPELSSFTCKDCTSHAESKTIYADGDALTYLAAVNELAPGKVRQIKIKEESLYQMKRLVFYLIEKASGTKLRTLETGAGIL